A single region of the Fusobacterium sp. genome encodes:
- a CDS encoding tyrosine-type recombinase/integrase gives MDFVKEFLETSKENGRIIDTTHEMYQRDLKDFKEFIGEKDWIDIDNDDILKYIEKLKDKYSERSIYRKVSSLKSFYRYLLQKRIVDFMPMKEIELPKLQKTAIKVLELQELNRILEQCGNSFEDKRDNLVIRLLCETGLKINDILEIEKDMLETYEYKNITTTKGKRVYSESISEKLGIDLKNYVEMLKNPEEKRVFGQLSRQGFRARFISYGKKAGIKQEISPNMIKRISVEIKDKHENDDISFIEKIREAYMKIGIGDD, from the coding sequence ATGGATTTTGTGAAAGAGTTTTTAGAAACATCAAAAGAAAATGGAAGGATCATAGATACTACTCATGAAATGTATCAAAGAGATTTGAAAGATTTTAAAGAGTTTATTGGAGAAAAAGACTGGATAGATATTGATAATGATGATATTTTAAAATATATAGAGAAACTTAAAGATAAATATAGTGAAAGATCTATTTATAGAAAAGTAAGTTCTTTGAAAAGTTTTTACAGATATCTTCTTCAAAAAAGAATAGTAGATTTTATGCCTATGAAAGAGATAGAACTTCCAAAACTCCAAAAGACAGCTATAAAGGTTTTGGAGCTCCAAGAGCTGAATAGAATTCTGGAACAGTGTGGGAACAGTTTTGAAGATAAAAGAGATAATCTAGTAATAAGATTATTATGTGAAACAGGATTAAAAATAAATGATATTCTGGAAATTGAAAAGGATATGCTTGAAACTTATGAATATAAAAATATAACTACTACAAAAGGAAAAAGAGTGTATTCAGAATCAATAAGTGAAAAATTAGGAATAGATTTAAAAAACTATGTGGAAATGCTGAAAAATCCAGAAGAAAAAAGAGTGTTTGGGCAACTTTCAAGACAAGGATTCAGAGCGAGATTTATATCATATGGAAAAAAAGCAGGGATAAAACAGGAAATCTCTCCTAATATGATAAAAAGAATAAGTGTGGAGATAAAAGATAAACATGAAAATGATGATATATCTTTTATTGAAAAAATAAGAGAAGCTTATATGAAAATAGGTATAGGAGATGATTAA
- a CDS encoding transketolase family protein, protein MSKKATRQAYGEALVELGKINKDIVVLDADLTKSTKTSMFQKEFPERHFNVGIAEADLMGTAAGFAACGKIPFASTFAMFAAGRAFEQIRNTIAYPKLNVKIAPTHAGISVGEDGGSHQSIEDIALMRSIPGMIVLSPADAVETKKMIFAAAEYEGPVYIRMGRLDVETIFDEETYDFQIGIANTVKEGNDVTIAATGLMTYEAIKAADILAQEGISIRVINVGTIKPLDGETILKAAKETKFIITAEEHSVIGGLGSAVSEFLSEVYPTKVKKLGIYDKFGQSGKANELLEKYELTAAKLVSMIKENM, encoded by the coding sequence ATGAGTAAAAAAGCTACAAGACAAGCTTATGGAGAAGCTTTAGTAGAGCTTGGAAAAATAAATAAAGATATCGTAGTATTAGATGCAGATTTAACTAAATCTACAAAAACTAGTATGTTTCAAAAGGAATTTCCTGAGAGACATTTTAATGTAGGTATAGCAGAAGCGGATCTTATGGGAACAGCAGCAGGATTTGCTGCTTGTGGAAAAATTCCTTTTGCTTCTACATTTGCAATGTTTGCAGCAGGAAGAGCATTTGAACAAATAAGAAACACAATAGCTTATCCTAAATTAAATGTAAAAATTGCTCCTACTCATGCAGGAATATCTGTAGGAGAAGATGGAGGATCACACCAGTCCATAGAAGATATAGCTCTAATGAGATCTATTCCAGGAATGATAGTTTTATCTCCAGCTGATGCTGTTGAAACTAAAAAAATGATATTTGCAGCAGCAGAATATGAAGGACCTGTATATATTAGAATGGGAAGATTAGATGTAGAAACAATATTTGATGAAGAAACTTATGATTTTCAAATAGGTATAGCTAATACTGTAAAAGAAGGAAATGATGTGACAATAGCAGCAACAGGTCTTATGACTTATGAGGCTATAAAAGCAGCTGATATTCTTGCACAGGAAGGGATATCAATAAGAGTTATAAATGTAGGGACAATAAAGCCTCTTGATGGAGAAACTATACTGAAAGCAGCTAAAGAAACTAAATTTATAATTACAGCAGAAGAACATTCTGTAATAGGAGGACTTGGTTCAGCCGTATCTGAGTTTTTATCAGAAGTATATCCTACTAAAGTTAAAAAACTTGGTATTTATGATAAATTTGGACAAAGTGGAAAAGCAAATGAACTTTTGGAAAAATATGAACTTACAGCAGCTAAATTAGTATCAATGATTAAAGAAAACATGTAA
- the era gene encoding GTPase Era, which translates to MKAGFIAVVGRPNVGKSTLINKLVSEKVAIVSDKAGTTRDNIKGILNLNGNQYIFIDTPGIHKAKHLLGEHMTNSAIRILKDVDVILFLLDGSQEISTGDQFVMERVMEAKRTPRILVINKIDKLSDEKLGAKREEVKEKLGEFNAVVEISGQYAFGLPRLLEAIDPYMEEGIKYYPDDMYTDMSVYKIITEIVREKILLKTRDEIPHSVAVEILDVVKRENGRDKFDVNIYVERDSQKGIIIGKNGKLLKEIGTEARKDIEELLGEPIYLTLWVKVKDDWRKKKPFLKELGYVDGK; encoded by the coding sequence ATGAAAGCAGGATTTATAGCAGTTGTAGGGAGACCTAATGTGGGAAAATCTACACTGATAAATAAGCTTGTATCTGAAAAAGTTGCAATAGTTTCAGATAAAGCAGGGACAACTAGAGACAATATAAAAGGGATACTTAATTTGAATGGTAATCAGTACATCTTTATAGATACTCCAGGAATACATAAAGCAAAACACCTTCTTGGAGAGCATATGACTAACAGCGCTATTAGGATATTAAAAGATGTAGATGTAATACTTTTTCTTTTAGATGGATCACAAGAAATCAGTACTGGAGATCAATTTGTTATGGAGAGAGTAATGGAGGCTAAAAGAACACCAAGAATTCTTGTAATTAATAAAATAGATAAACTTTCTGATGAAAAACTTGGTGCTAAAAGAGAAGAAGTAAAAGAAAAACTTGGAGAATTTAATGCAGTAGTTGAGATATCAGGACAATATGCTTTTGGATTACCTAGATTATTAGAGGCAATTGATCCATATATGGAAGAAGGAATTAAATATTATCCTGATGATATGTATACAGATATGTCTGTTTATAAGATAATAACTGAGATAGTAAGAGAAAAAATACTTTTGAAAACAAGAGATGAGATACCTCATTCAGTAGCTGTTGAAATATTAGATGTAGTTAAAAGAGAGAATGGCAGAGATAAATTTGATGTAAATATTTATGTAGAAAGAGATTCACAAAAAGGAATTATTATAGGAAAAAATGGTAAACTTTTAAAGGAAATAGGAACAGAAGCAAGAAAAGATATAGAAGAATTGCTTGGAGAGCCTATTTATCTTACACTTTGGGTAAAGGTAAAAGATGATTGGAGAAAGAAAAAACCATTTTTAAAAGAATTGGGATATGTAGATGGAAAATAA
- a CDS encoding transketolase gives MKDIKTLEEKATNIRKSIVEMICEAKSGHPGGSLSATDILTVLYFSEMNIDPTNPKMPGRDRFVLSKGHAAPALYATLAERGYIDKTILGTLRQYGSILQGHPDMKKVPGIEISTGSLGQGLSVANGMALNAKLSGESYRTYVILGDGELQEGQVWEAAMTAAHYKLDNVCAFLDLNNLQIDGNVDKIMGVEPVDAKWEAFGWNVIKIDGHNFEEILSALAKAKEVKGKPTIVIAKTIKGKGVSFMENVCGFHGVAPTKEETEKALAELNSK, from the coding sequence ATGAAAGATATCAAAACTCTAGAAGAAAAAGCAACTAATATAAGAAAATCTATTGTAGAAATGATCTGTGAAGCAAAATCAGGGCACCCAGGAGGATCACTTTCAGCAACAGATATTTTAACAGTTCTATATTTTTCAGAAATGAACATAGATCCTACTAATCCTAAAATGCCAGGGAGAGATAGATTTGTATTATCAAAAGGACATGCAGCACCAGCATTATATGCCACACTTGCAGAGAGAGGATATATTGATAAAACTATTTTGGGAACTTTAAGACAATATGGATCAATATTACAAGGACATCCTGATATGAAAAAAGTTCCAGGAATAGAAATATCTACTGGATCATTAGGACAAGGATTATCAGTAGCAAATGGTATGGCATTAAATGCTAAACTTTCTGGAGAATCTTACAGAACATATGTTATTCTAGGAGATGGTGAATTACAAGAAGGGCAAGTATGGGAAGCTGCAATGACAGCAGCACATTATAAACTTGATAATGTATGTGCATTCTTAGATCTTAATAATCTTCAAATAGATGGAAATGTAGATAAAATTATGGGTGTTGAGCCTGTTGATGCAAAATGGGAAGCTTTTGGATGGAATGTTATAAAAATAGATGGACATAACTTTGAAGAGATTCTTTCTGCTTTAGCCAAAGCAAAAGAAGTAAAAGGAAAGCCAACTATTGTAATAGCTAAAACTATAAAAGGTAAGGGAGTATCTTTCATGGAAAATGTTTGTGGATTTCATGGAGTAGCACCAACTAAAGAAGAAACTGAAAAAGCATTAGCAGAACTTAACAGTAAATAA
- a CDS encoding murein hydrolase activator EnvC family protein: MKRVVLFFMFFSVLSFSDSVSDMEKKVKNIEHQINQKNTRIKTIDVEKQKIAKQIKDIEKDIENIEKEREKIVEEIKTVSKNIEYGEKNLAISSDEMKRKKLEYKAKLIAWNRYVYDKDEEIITEALLRKNFKNLLNGDLKKMDYIQSVQVDIRKVKKDIENEKLKLSTLRNKLAQNLKNIDRMKKEKNSLIARLNNEKTTHVKTISKLQKEKERIEKQIKQIIVARSKEDKQVVNKSQAYSKLGKVLKPVEGRIVVNFEQEKEQGVTSNGIEILAQMGRKVIASSGGKVIYSDNFQGLGKVVMIDYGYNMIGVYGNLISTNVKLNQTVGKGAEIGVLGLSTEGKPNLYYELRFNLKPIDPVPMF, encoded by the coding sequence TTGAAAAGAGTAGTTCTGTTTTTTATGTTTTTTAGTGTTTTGTCTTTTTCAGACTCTGTATCAGATATGGAAAAGAAAGTAAAAAATATAGAACATCAAATAAATCAGAAAAACACTAGAATAAAGACTATTGATGTGGAAAAACAAAAGATAGCTAAACAGATAAAAGATATTGAAAAAGATATTGAAAATATAGAGAAGGAAAGAGAGAAAATAGTTGAAGAGATAAAAACTGTTTCAAAAAATATAGAATATGGAGAAAAGAATTTGGCAATAAGTTCTGATGAAATGAAAAGAAAAAAGCTGGAATATAAGGCTAAACTTATAGCATGGAATAGATATGTTTATGATAAAGATGAAGAAATTATAACAGAAGCTCTTCTAAGAAAGAACTTTAAAAATCTTCTAAATGGGGATTTGAAAAAAATGGATTATATTCAATCAGTACAAGTAGACATAAGGAAAGTAAAAAAAGACATTGAAAATGAAAAATTAAAATTGAGTACTCTTAGAAATAAGCTTGCTCAAAATTTAAAAAATATAGACAGAATGAAAAAAGAAAAAAATTCGCTTATAGCAAGACTTAATAATGAAAAAACTACTCATGTAAAAACTATAAGCAAACTTCAAAAGGAAAAAGAAAGAATAGAAAAACAAATCAAACAGATCATTGTTGCTAGAAGTAAGGAAGATAAACAGGTAGTAAATAAAAGTCAGGCTTATTCTAAGTTAGGAAAGGTTTTAAAACCAGTAGAAGGAAGAATTGTAGTAAATTTTGAACAAGAAAAAGAACAAGGAGTAACAAGTAATGGAATAGAAATACTGGCACAAATGGGAAGGAAAGTAATAGCTTCTTCTGGAGGAAAAGTAATTTATTCAGATAACTTCCAAGGACTTGGAAAAGTGGTAATGATAGATTATGGATATAATATGATTGGAGTATATGGAAATCTTATATCCACTAATGTAAAATTAAATCAGACAGTAGGAAAAGGTGCAGAAATAGGGGTACTTGGACTTTCAACAGAGGGAAAACCAAATCTTTATTATGAGTTGAGGTTTAATCTGAAACCAATAGATCCTGTTCCAATGTTTTAA
- a CDS encoding cell division protein FtsX: MNNLLKIEKNYTKNRIQLKKKTFILLVISFIILNFFLSFVINISSITKKIENSYFFTTDLRSNLNEEEKNKTEIEVLNIEGVKKVRYLSKEEAFKKLQFQLDIAIPKGENPLSDSLLIYFDNPAKLEKIQENLESNQNIKEVFIDANFIAYKEREMKFYKIILVSIILGMTLPSMVMIYYIFYNAVSIEFLNNVDIILDERINAARSKKVNLLPFTAASIIGTLIFFNGYIYLREQMLKISTRYLILSLGEIILIEGLIILMINVLIWVNPLKLKKVSKEES, encoded by the coding sequence ATGAATAACTTATTAAAAATTGAAAAGAATTATACTAAAAATAGAATACAGTTGAAGAAAAAAACATTTATACTTTTGGTTATTTCCTTTATCATCTTAAATTTTTTCTTGTCTTTTGTGATCAATATTTCTTCTATTACTAAAAAAATTGAGAATAGTTATTTTTTTACAACAGATTTGAGAAGTAATCTAAATGAAGAGGAAAAAAACAAAACAGAAATAGAAGTTCTAAATATAGAAGGAGTAAAAAAAGTAAGATATTTATCTAAAGAGGAAGCTTTTAAAAAACTTCAATTTCAATTAGATATCGCAATTCCAAAAGGAGAAAATCCTTTGTCAGATTCGCTGTTGATTTATTTTGATAATCCAGCAAAATTAGAAAAAATACAAGAAAATTTAGAAAGTAATCAAAATATCAAGGAAGTTTTTATAGATGCCAATTTTATAGCATATAAAGAGAGGGAAATGAAATTTTATAAAATAATACTTGTAAGTATTATCTTAGGAATGACGCTACCTTCAATGGTTATGATATATTATATCTTCTACAATGCAGTATCCATAGAGTTTCTCAACAATGTGGATATAATTCTTGATGAAAGAATAAATGCAGCCAGATCTAAAAAAGTAAATTTACTGCCATTTACAGCAGCATCTATAATAGGGACCCTTATATTTTTTAATGGATATATTTATCTCAGAGAACAAATGCTCAAAATAAGCACTAGATATTTGATATTAAGCTTAGGAGAGATAATTCTTATAGAAGGGCTTATTATACTTATGATAAATGTTCTCATTTGGGTTAATCCTTTAAAACTGAAAAAAGTTTCTAAGGAGGAATCTTGA
- a CDS encoding NAD(+)/NADH kinase, which yields MKKVCIIYNFEKKIAKELYEESIKYFHKKNIEVVSGERSTEADFAVVIGGDGTLLRSFKHFIFRSQIYVIAINAGSLGFLTEIKKEKVFEEYDNFLNGIFKYEKRYILEIRINHKKYYALNEIVISKGGVTSKVLRVKFSSDNEYMCTYKGDGVIISTPTGSTAYSMSAGGPIVKSNMKAMIVTPLAPHNLNTRPIVISGEEKLQIQMEDTDRTGQIVVDGQVSTKVNSESIIDIEYSNMTLNLVIPKDRNYYSVLREKLKWGDNLC from the coding sequence ATGAAAAAAGTGTGTATAATTTATAATTTTGAAAAAAAAATAGCAAAAGAATTGTATGAAGAAAGTATTAAATATTTTCATAAAAAAAATATAGAAGTAGTTTCTGGAGAAAGAAGTACTGAAGCTGATTTTGCTGTAGTTATAGGGGGAGATGGAACACTTCTAAGATCCTTCAAACATTTTATATTCAGATCTCAAATTTATGTTATTGCAATAAATGCTGGAAGTTTAGGATTTCTAACAGAGATAAAAAAAGAAAAAGTATTTGAAGAGTATGATAATTTTTTAAATGGGATTTTCAAATATGAAAAAAGATATATATTAGAAATAAGAATAAACCATAAGAAATATTATGCATTAAATGAAATTGTTATATCTAAAGGAGGAGTAACCTCAAAGGTGCTGAGAGTTAAGTTTTCTTCTGATAATGAATATATGTGTACATATAAGGGAGATGGAGTTATAATTTCTACCCCTACTGGGTCTACAGCATATTCAATGTCAGCAGGAGGACCTATAGTGAAGTCTAATATGAAAGCTATGATAGTAACTCCTTTAGCACCTCATAATCTTAATACAAGACCTATTGTAATCAGTGGAGAGGAAAAACTGCAGATACAAATGGAAGATACAGATAGAACAGGTCAGATAGTGGTAGATGGACAAGTAAGTACAAAAGTAAATAGTGAAAGCATAATAGATATTGAATACTCAAATATGACTTTAAACCTTGTAATACCTAAGGATAGAAATTATTATAGTGTCCTTAGAGAAAAATTAAAGTGGGGAGATAATCTATGTTAA
- the tuf gene encoding elongation factor Tu, protein MAKAKFERSKPHVNIGTIGHVDHGKTTTTAAISKVLSDLGLAQKVDFDKIDVAPEERERGITINTAHIEYETEKRHYAHVDCPGHADYVKNMITGAAQMDGAILVVSAADGPMPQTREHILLSRQVGVPYIVVYLNKADMVDDPELLELVEMEVRELLTEYGFPGDDIPVITGSSLGALNGEQKWVDQIMALMNAVDEYIPTPERAVDQPFLMPIEDVFTITGRGTVVTGRVERGIVKVGEELEIIGIKPTAKTTCTGVEMFRKLLDQGQAGDNIGALLRGTKKEDVERGQVLAKPGTILPHTGFRSEVYVLTKEEGGRHTPFFTGYRPQFYFRTTDITGAVSLPEGVEMVMPGDNIEMRVELIHPIAMETGLRFAIREGGRTVASGVVAEITK, encoded by the coding sequence ATGGCTAAAGCAAAATTCGAAAGAAGCAAACCCCATGTAAACATTGGAACAATTGGACACGTTGACCACGGAAAAACAACAACAACAGCAGCTATCTCTAAAGTTTTATCAGACTTAGGACTAGCTCAAAAAGTTGATTTTGATAAAATCGACGTAGCTCCAGAAGAAAGAGAAAGAGGAATTACAATTAATACAGCTCACATTGAGTATGAAACAGAAAAAAGACACTATGCTCACGTTGACTGTCCAGGACATGCTGACTATGTAAAAAACATGATTACAGGAGCAGCGCAAATGGATGGAGCTATACTAGTTGTATCAGCAGCAGATGGACCTATGCCTCAAACAAGAGAACATATCTTACTATCTAGACAAGTAGGAGTTCCTTATATAGTAGTATATTTAAATAAAGCAGATATGGTAGACGATCCAGAATTACTAGAACTAGTAGAAATGGAAGTAAGAGAATTACTAACAGAGTATGGATTTCCAGGAGATGATATTCCAGTAATAACAGGATCATCACTAGGAGCACTAAATGGAGAACAAAAATGGGTAGATCAAATAATGGCGCTGATGAACGCAGTAGATGAGTATATCCCGACTCCAGAAAGAGCAGTAGATCAACCATTCTTGATGCCGATAGAAGATGTGTTCACAATAACAGGAAGAGGAACAGTAGTAACAGGAAGAGTAGAAAGAGGAATAGTAAAAGTAGGAGAAGAATTAGAAATAATAGGAATCAAACCTACAGCAAAGACAACATGTACAGGAGTAGAAATGTTTAGAAAACTACTTGATCAAGGACAAGCAGGAGATAACATAGGAGCTCTATTAAGAGGAACAAAAAAAGAAGATGTAGAAAGAGGACAAGTATTGGCGAAACCAGGAACAATACTACCACATACAGGATTCAGATCAGAGGTTTATGTACTGACTAAAGAAGAGGGAGGAAGACATACACCATTCTTTACAGGATACAGACCACAATTTTACTTTAGAACAACAGATATAACAGGAGCAGTATCATTGCCAGAGGGAGTAGAAATGGTAATGCCAGGAGATAACATAGAAATGAGAGTAGAATTAATTCACCCAATCGCAATGGAAACAGGATTAAGATTTGCAATCAGAGAAGGTGGAAGAACAGTAGCTTCTGGTGTAGTTGCTGAAATTACTAAATAA
- the recN gene encoding DNA repair protein RecN, with product MLRELKIENLAIIDELDLEFGNGLIVLTGETGAGKSIILSGINLLIGEKASVDMIRSGEDHLLAQGVFEINDEQAEELSARFGIETEDNEVIVRRYLDTNGKGKAFVNNIRVSLNSLKDVMGTLVDIVGQHSHQMLLNKSNHIRLLDKFLGDDGKVLRESIGRKYNEYKDLVSQIENIEKTRQEAIEKREFYEFQLAEIDRVNPQPEEDIRLEEEYKKLFNAGKIKDKILDSNLQLRDGEFNALHFIYNSRKNIESLCRYGNEFQEILEKLEKVYYELEDCVDILDTIDQDIDIDETRLQKVVDRLDAINKMKSKYGATIEEIIEFRNGIAEKVEFLDENNFEVKRLLKLKEEVEKSYWKDAEELRKFRLKKSLEIEKELEKELKFLKMGDAKFHIVVEKMDSMGVNGSDNVEFLISTNVGQDMKPLWKIASGGEVSRIMLALKVIFSRVDNIPILIFDEIDTGVGGETVRKIANKMREIGDHAQVVSITHSPAIAARAHQQFYIKKETVNNNTSTTVRKLDAKGRIEEIARMLAGENVTEAVRKHAEELLNEE from the coding sequence ATGTTAAGAGAGCTTAAAATAGAAAATCTGGCTATAATTGATGAACTTGATTTAGAATTTGGTAATGGACTTATAGTTCTCACAGGAGAAACAGGAGCAGGAAAATCTATTATCCTCAGTGGAATAAATCTTCTTATAGGAGAAAAAGCTTCTGTAGATATGATAAGGAGTGGAGAAGATCACCTCCTTGCTCAGGGAGTTTTTGAAATAAATGATGAACAGGCAGAGGAGCTCTCTGCCCGTTTTGGCATAGAAACAGAGGATAATGAAGTAATTGTAAGAAGATATTTAGATACTAATGGAAAAGGAAAAGCCTTTGTAAATAATATAAGAGTATCACTCAACAGTCTTAAAGATGTTATGGGAACTTTAGTGGATATAGTAGGTCAACACTCTCATCAGATGCTTTTAAATAAAAGTAATCATATCAGGCTTCTTGATAAATTTTTAGGGGATGACGGAAAAGTTTTGAGAGAGAGCATTGGAAGAAAATATAATGAATACAAAGATCTTGTCTCACAAATAGAGAATATTGAAAAAACAAGGCAGGAAGCTATAGAAAAAAGAGAATTTTATGAATTTCAACTTGCTGAGATTGACAGAGTAAATCCACAACCTGAAGAGGATATTAGACTGGAAGAAGAATATAAAAAATTATTTAATGCTGGAAAAATAAAAGATAAAATACTTGATTCAAATCTGCAATTAAGAGATGGAGAATTTAATGCACTCCATTTTATATATAATTCAAGGAAGAATATAGAGAGTTTATGCAGATATGGAAATGAATTTCAAGAAATTTTAGAAAAACTTGAAAAAGTTTATTATGAACTTGAAGATTGTGTAGATATATTAGATACTATAGATCAAGATATAGATATAGATGAAACAAGATTACAAAAAGTGGTAGACAGACTTGATGCTATCAATAAGATGAAGAGCAAATATGGTGCAACAATTGAAGAAATTATTGAGTTTAGAAATGGAATAGCTGAAAAAGTAGAGTTTTTAGATGAAAATAATTTTGAAGTGAAAAGATTATTAAAATTAAAAGAAGAAGTAGAAAAAAGTTATTGGAAAGATGCAGAAGAATTGAGAAAGTTTAGATTGAAAAAATCTCTTGAAATAGAAAAAGAACTTGAAAAAGAACTTAAATTTTTAAAAATGGGAGATGCAAAATTTCATATTGTTGTGGAAAAAATGGATTCCATGGGAGTGAATGGTTCTGATAATGTAGAATTTCTTATATCAACAAATGTAGGACAAGATATGAAACCTCTGTGGAAAATAGCTTCTGGTGGAGAAGTAAGCAGAATAATGCTTGCTTTGAAAGTAATCTTTTCAAGAGTTGATAATATTCCTATTCTTATTTTTGATGAAATTGATACAGGAGTAGGAGGAGAAACTGTTAGGAAAATAGCCAATAAAATGAGAGAAATAGGAGATCATGCACAAGTGGTATCTATAACACATTCTCCAGCTATAGCAGCAAGAGCACATCAGCAATTCTATATAAAAAAAGAAACAGTAAATAACAATACTTCTACTACAGTCAGAAAATTAGATGCAAAAGGAAGAATAGAAGAAATTGCAAGAATGCTGGCAGGAGAAAATGTAACAGAAGCAGTACGTAAACATGCGGAAGAACTTTTAAATGAGGAGTAA